The genomic DNA TGGGTAGTATTGCTAGATCTTCCATAAATTTTGCGGAAATAAAGTGTACAGATTTATCATTACCTGTGCTTGAAGTTAGCCCCTCTCGAACGTTTCgaaagatgatgatagtGTTATATGATTTTCTTGTGTAAACTGTTACTACTTTGTTAAATGTACTAACTTGAGAACTATATTTATTCGCAATTAGTTATCGAGTGTTTAGTGGCAAGACAATTACATTCAAATAGTTAGTAATATAATTAATATGCATTGATAAAATAGAATTGAATTTTggtttcttatttttttcaatttatatattatataataaaggaaaacttaaataaataaaacatgaaataataaaatataattctataaataataagaagGAAGTGGTAATATTATAAGAATGGATTGCATCTCATCAAAAGGCTGAGATGATGCCCTGTTAATTTCTCAATAGTACTAGATACAGTCCAATAATCTTACTCTATTATGAAATATAAGCTAGATCGTAATTCCTTGCGTCAACACACTTCGTTAGTGGGTAATCGCGTAAATTCTCATTTCATAGTTTAAAAGTATATAAGGAGCTCTATTTATTACCTCATGCGTTCAAATTTAGAAGCAAAATATCAATCATATCATGATATTTGTCTTGGCTATACTTTTCTATATGATAGAGAATTATAATTAAGATGTACTTTAAATCACTGCTTTGATAGGCTGATATTTATGATATAAtgaaatttgatgatgaaactgcagttttcttaaatcttttttttttttcttagtgCTCTAGGTGCTAATGAATAGCAATTTTATGATCATGAATCTTAAAAATTTATACGAACCATTAGATTAAGATATTTCAGACTTATTAATCTTGAAATTCCGCCGCTCACACAGTTTATCTCTTTCCTTCACACATATTTATTATAGAATTATTTTCCTTATGTAAACAgagacttttttttctgtcaTATATATTCAGTATAGGAAAGATACGGgttaaaataaaaagcaaaaacaattgaatCGTTGAGAGAGAAAAGgttttggaaaacaaaaaagtattCTTAACGAAAAAAGATCCAGTTCTGTCGTTAGAGTCTTTGAAAAGGATTAAATATGTAATAAAAGAGCTGAAAATGATGTCACAGTTCAAGTCCAACGCACGAATATCTAGTGACACGGaaacttttttcactttcttctcATCACTGGCAGGGAATACTGCAACAACGATTCAGAAAATCCTATTGataatttcaaataatgTTAGTTTTCCGCTACTACTCCCTTTTACTTGGAGAATTCTGAAAGCATGACCTTCTTGTTATAAgtgtctttttttttatttttatctaaAGAAATGGTAAGTGTGCTGTGCTACATAACACGTTTCTCGATTAGCAGAACTTGacataaataataatttgCATTATCAAGGtgctttcaaaaaaatttgtgaAGGAGTCACCGTTGATAATATTtccacttttttccaagGTCTTTTAAACATCTTCTAGTGATGTTTTACGTTAGTATTCTACTGAAACCACTCTATACTAGAACAATAATGTGACGTGAGTAAATATGTATGTAGTTTACTACTGTATGAAATCATAAAGGACGAATCAGGCTTTTTCAGAAAGCCATTGATCTTTCAAGCACTCTTCAACGTAGCGGTGGTCTTTTCGGGAAATATGAAGTTATCAGTAACTTCAATTGCCGGAGCACTCCTTTTATTAAAATGATCCAATGCCTCTTCTAAATCCTGTATGGTGTTAGAGGATCCGCCACAAGCAATAATTATCACGATGTCATCCGCGGCTAATTTTGAACCCAGCGCTCTTTCTAATATTTCTGTATTATAGCCCAAATGCAATGCAGCACCACATGCGGGTTCAACCACCATATTGAACTGGTGTGTATATTTGAGACAAGTATCAATGACGTCTTTGTCCTCTATGACAACAGATCTAGTGTTGTACTTACGAGCGTAATCGAAAGTTTGATTTGAGATGACAGCGGTTCCTAAAGAAGTAGCAATACTTGTAATCTTCTTGAACTGAACTGGTTGGCCTATTCTTAAAGATGTATTAAAGACATGACATCCATTTGTCTCCACGCCCACAATAGGGATCTTATCGGCTAGACCATATCTTTCCAACCCTTGCACAATACCATTATACAAACCACCGCCACCGACGCTACATACTATACCTTTAACTTTGTTCATCGAGATACGTTGAAATTCCAAATCTTGGACCATTTCGTCTACCATAGAAGAATGTCCTTCCCAAATATCGGGATTATCGAAGGGATGGACATATATGGGCTCAACGACTTGAGTGTCTATTTTTTGCATGACATCTGCTTTTAGAAAAGTATCTGCTTCTTTCCAATAGGCGCCACTCACGATAACTTGGGCTCCGGTGTTCCTAATCTTCTCTACcatccttttttttgttgctgTAGGAACCACTACTGTGCATGGTAACGACAACCTCTGACACGCAGTCGCAGCAGCAAATCCAGCGTTGCCACCAGAACTAGCAAAAATCTGAggagatttttttccatctttttgaattcgGATTGCACTTTTCATGATAAGATTACCAATTCCTCTACTCTTAAAAGAGCCACTTGGTTGTAGGCATTcatatttcaagaaaaattgtgCAGGTGATTTACCAGGAAAGAATTGGCGTAACAACGGTGTTTTATTGTAAACTATTGACATAACGTAAATTGgatttttgctttttatGTATTTAACATTTCAAGAGAAAGGTAAGGATActtttttccctttctCTTTGGTGACATTTATATATCTGTGCTCCTCCTCACATTGTCCCTTTTATCTTATCTCATCGCACCTTATGTGATAAAGTATTGGCACTATTTAATGACACTGCTGTGGAATTACATTTCCGCTGGGGGGGTTGGACAAGAACTGTCCGTGCGGAATCGGGTCTCCGCGCAGAGGACTCGACTCATTCATATTCCGTAAGCGGTGACTAGTCCTCGcgaaaagaggaaaagaaatataggAAGAACATTTCGCAGCTGATtaaaatgtaaacaatgCAGTTAAGAGTGAGATCGTGAGAGATAAGGTACAGCTCGAACAAGAACACATTCATTCATGACAACTCAAGCCTTAGAAGATATTACGGAGAGGCTTCTCATAAGGTCGCAGGAGGCTATCTTGCAATTAGATCTCTGGATACAGCGTCAGCAGCGATCATCAGTATGCCAGACAACAGATCAGGAATTATTGGATAAGGTATCTAAACAGTACAACCAGTACATGTCTCAGCTGAATTCTTTGTATGTAAGGTCAGAATCTGTTCGAGACAAGCTGAGTAAGGAACAACAACGCAGGTTGATCACAGAAGACAATGAGCATCAACGCATTGAAGACTTGGTTCGTGAATTCCAGGATATCACTCTGAGATTAAACGAGCTGGCCACAGCCCCGAATGAGGTAGCTAACGATTCTCCGCAATCCCAGTCGACGAGAAGTAGTCTGGAATCATTTCAACCTCGGCCATTGAAGATCATTGAGAGACAGCGTTTATGTATGGTAACCCCATCGAAACCGCCCAAAAAGTCAGTAGGTTTTAACCCCATTAATGACGTCGATTGCCCGTCCAAGACAAATTCTTTGCCGTGCTCACCTAAAAAACAACCTGCTAAAAACCACACTTTACGTGCTGCCAAGTCCCATGATACTGGCTTgaataaaagtaaaaaaccTTCTTCCGCCGATGCATACGagtctttttttaaaaatagaCAAAGACTCTCTTTGACCTTCTTTGATGAAATGGATGATGAAGACTTTGATTCAGATCAGGATACTGTTATTTTGCCAAATATAAGTACCCCTCCACACGTGAATGTGACTGCAAAAGGTGCTGAATTTGAACCATTAAGAAGATATAACTCACACGAAAGTATACTGTCTAATAAGCCGGCTCCCCTTATGTCCCACAGTTTAGGAAGTTTTCCGGTCTCATTCTTTAAACCGTCTAACCCAACTTTTGGGACTTCGATATCCAATGTGCAAGCAAACTGCCATCCAACGATTACGGCAACAATGGCTCCCAGACGAAATGGAGTTCACGCACCAAGTTCAAAGGcgttattatcatcatttatCGGACGGTCAGAGAGGCCGATGGTAAAACAGAATACCCCAAATCTAAAGCATGTATCTCTCTTGGATAAATTCAATTCATCATTAACAACAATATCagaatcttttcaaagtaagaaaaaaaagaataaggACTTGAACGATGAACGAATATCAAGTCTGGACCACATTGGAGCACACGACCGAAATAATTGCATTATGGATATGAGTGTCTCTATAGAAGAACTACAAGACGCTTTGAATACAGAGCTGCTGCTGTAATTGATGCATCCATATTTAACTCTTCAACCTTCGATTCAAATCTTTATTCACGATTCTTACTCCGGTTCTTTTAgagtttttttgtatattttgtaTTATTAGAGCTTCTTTAAATATTTCGTCCTATAAAATCCTACCCATAACAGCACTAAAGTCTTGATTTAGTGTCAAATGTTGTGTTCTCCAAATATATCCGGAAAATGAATCGACTTCTCATGAAAATGTAAGCCACTACTAACTATCAAAACTATTTTGCccactttcaaaaagtttactcgttttcgttttcgtttttttaTGACGATGGTGATTCTGGTCTGTCccagcttttctttttggcGCCATTAGTTTCCTTGTTTTACCCATATAAGTGATAGAGGCCTTCGAACTTCCTACCATCTTGTAGGACTTTGAAATCTTGACTGTCTTGTTACCTTCTTTAAACTTATCATTGATATCTGTTCGGGATGCAAACGATTTGACTATTGATGGATGTTTGAATCCACTGACTAATGATGAGTCTCCATTTTCCATctcatcttcatcctccGTACGCTTCTCTAAGTCAATCATTGTAGTCACTGTTCTCGAAGTAAACGAATCAGTTTGTGAATTAGTGAATGATTTTATGGAGCTATGTTGTTTTAGGGTAAATAGATCCTCAATTGGTTCGTCATCATTTCCATGCTGCATCTTTGCTAATTCTTTATCCATTTCAAACTCATTATAATTattacttttcaaaaaggatAAGCTTTTCTGTACAAAGTCCTCAGATATGATAATTTTCTTGCTCTTGTCATCTACTGGTcccttttcattatttcttgTGCTATCACGTACATTTAAGCTATTATTATCCAGAGTATCCAAATCAGTAGCCGTACTTGTAATGTCCTGGTTAGATTCCTCTTCAGCCCTAAAGGGATTCTTATATTCCATTATATCTTCTACcatactttcaaaaaaagccTTCGATTTCGGGTTTTTAACAAGCTTAGTACCGTCGCCAATTTCCaaccttctttttctcatcaattctcttcttttcaaacgATATTGTTGTAGTACGtcgtcttcatcatcacttAGCTCTAGCTCTAAGCTATTTTTCGCCCTTTTATTACGGAATCCGCCATTTTTAATATCATAcaaaattttgtttatcATTTTGACGTCCATTTCCTTGTTTTCTGCTGCTAACATTTCTCTAATTTCGTGTGAATTGAAGTTATTCTTAGAGTAATCGtcaatcattttttctacGTCAGAATCATACTCATCAGATCCTTCCCCATCCGCACCGCCGATGCCATGCCATTCATCGTCAGATTCCTCGGCTTccatttcaaaaaagtttGTAACACCTTTGTGTTTCAACTCTTTTAACTTAATAGCTTTCTCTAGCTCTTTTTGTCTTAGttgtaatttttctttatcaattAGTTCACGTCGAATTGCTTCATCAGCTTCTTCATTAATATTATCCTCGTCTACTACAGCTGTATCTTCAAGTATGGCTTTATTTTCCActatatttctttccatGGTTATTTTGTCAGTCTGTTGGGTATTCATATCATTAGTTTCTTGAAACTTGTTAACTTCCTCTTCAATATTGTCTCCGTAGTGACCTAGATTGATGGCAATCCTTTTTGGTACACTAGCATCgactttttcttttggtacAGCCTCATTTTCAGAGTCTGATTCGTCAATCATGCGTTTTACGTGGTGcgccttcttcttcttcggaACAATAtcatcctcttcctcttcctcttcgtTGTCTGGCTCTTCACgaatttcatcttcactgCCAGATAATTCATAATCAGTCACTTCATTGCCACTCAATGCAAATTTAGAGGATTCTGACCCTGAGTCAGATCCAGAATCGTGGGGGCTCAGTTTAAACTCACTGTTCTCCAGTTTTTCCCtcctcttttccttttgcctgatttttttgtttctgatgATTTCTTGTTCTAGTAAGTTCTCCACGAGTTCCTTTTCCTTGACCATGTCTTCCAACTTAAAACCTTTCGTTTCAATCACTTCTCTTTGATGATCTAGAATTTGTTTTCTGCTAGCCTTTCTTAATGTATTGAACAGTTTATTGTGGTCCAACCTAGCGTCTCTACCTTCAAGTGGCCTTTGAGATATATCTTGATTCTGCTTAGAGAGTCTCgctttcaaatttaataTAGTGGCCTTTGATAACTGGGAGATTGGCAAAGCACCTTCATCTTTGATCAACTTCCTGTCATCCACGACAATATTGTCATCATCGTCACTTCCACTATCGAGGTCCAAAGTTATGCATTTCGATGAATCAATTTCCCGTTTCAAATTATTGGCATAAGAGCTTAATAGTGGAACCCTTTTatcagttttttttgttacttCATTTATACTTGgttcaatatttttgtCTTCGTGTAATTCTTCCTCGTTTCCTAGCGGTTTTGGATGTGCACTCTCCACTTTTATCTCAGCATCCTCATTTGATGACGAGTCGTCAAAATCAGCAAGAAAGGACTCTTTAGAAAATTTTAGTTTTGTTGCTATTGTCTTCTGTGGTTTCGTGTATTCAACATTGCTGGCTCTTTCCCTCCTAGAATCCTCTAAAGCCAATTCGTTTTGTATTTCCCGGATCTTTAAAGTATGCGGCACACCATCTTGAAGTGTCTGTGACATAGTGTCCATTTGGGTTTTATCTTCATAGTGTGTAGTCTGCGGTATAGTATCGATCTGAGTTTTATTATCAGATTGCGTATTCTGTGGCATAACATCCAATTGagtttcatcattattaggTGAGCTTTCTAGTGGTGTGTCCATTTGGTTGACAGGGCCCCTTGTTAAAAGTGGCTGAAATAAAGGACTTTTTCCAATGGTTAATACTGGGGGCTTTGATGACTGTACATCCAGATCGTTACTTGTAGCAGTTTTTCCTTGCGATGGCGATTCAATTGGTTTTATAGGCAACGCCTGCTGCGATTGTGTGATTATATCATCGCTATCTATACGTTGTGTGGCGACTGGCTTTATCGTTGTGGTAGACAATTTTTGTGCCTGTGGAATTTTATTAACGAAACAATCGTCTTTAATTATTTGAGTGGGTTTTTCCTCATTAACGGAGTGGATAGGTACATCGACTACTTTGTCTTGTTGAATACTGACGGGTATTCTTTGTGTTTGTGTAAACGTGGGCATACAATTCTTCCCAGTGCAATCGTTTTCATTACTTTTAGTTTCCTCTAAATCCTCACCCCCTTCATAAAGATTAGCAATCAATTGGCTCGACGAAACgtcctcatcctcatcgTCTTTATTGTCGTGTTCCTGTTCAGGTGCTTTTCCACCCTCTAATCTGTTCTTCACACGATTTAGTGTGGCATTGGCAAACAGGAATCCGTTTCCGGTCAAAGCTGGTGGGGCAACTATGTCATTTGTGTATAAATTTCCGTCAGTGTTGTCGTTATCATCTGGTATATGAATGGCAACTTTTTTGTAGGTGGTGACTCTCTTCTTCGACCTCAGCGAAGACAAAGCATTCAAAGCATCATCCATAGCTACAAGATATGATTATCGGGTAAGAGTCGAacagatatttttttgtttgcttGCTTTTGAAGTATTTGGTTCACAGAATGCGTTCAATATGCACTCTTTAAGCAAACGCGTTTTACATTTGCATTTATCGATGACGCgccaaagaagaataggaaaaaatttcaaattcaacagCATACAGGTAGATGAACGTAAAGTCGGTTTCCTGTCAAGGACTTCCTCTGTTTTTACAAATATATCTACGTAAGCGAAATATATGTCTTGATATATCTATAcgtatgtatatataggTGCCAGTTGCAGTAAAAACTAGTTTTGGTTGGGTTTGTATGTTTCCTCCTCTGGAGCAATGAAATCC from Saccharomyces mikatae IFO 1815 strain IFO1815 genome assembly, chromosome: 3 includes the following:
- the CHA1 gene encoding L-serine/L-threonine ammonia-lyase CHA1 (similar to Saccharomyces cerevisiae CHA1 (YCL064C); ancestral locus Anc_1.3), whose product is MSIVYNKTPLLRQFFPGKSPAQFFLKYECLQPSGSFKSRGIGNLIMKSAIRIQKDGKKSPQIFASSGGNAGFAAATACQRLSLPCTVVVPTATKKRMVEKIRNTGAQVIVSGAYWKEADTFLKADVMQKIDTQVVEPIYVHPFDNPDIWEGHSSMVDEMVQDLEFQRISMNKVKGIVCSVGGGGLYNGIVQGLERYGLADKIPIVGVETNGCHVFNTSLRIGQPVQFKKITSIATSLGTAVISNQTFDYARKYNTRSVVIEDKDVIDTCLKYTHQFNMVVEPACGAALHLGYNTEILERALGSKLAADDIVIIIACGGSSNTIQDLEEALDHFNKRSAPAIEVTDNFIFPEKTTATLKSA
- the VAC17 gene encoding Vac17p (similar to Saccharomyces cerevisiae VAC17 (YCL063W); ancestral locus Anc_1.4), translating into MTTQALEDITERLLIRSQEAILQLDLWIQRQQRSSVCQTTDQELLDKVSKQYNQYMSQLNSLYVRSESVRDKLSKEQQRRLITEDNEHQRIEDLVREFQDITLRLNELATAPNEVANDSPQSQSTRSSLESFQPRPLKIIERQRLCMVTPSKPPKKSVGFNPINDVDCPSKTNSLPCSPKKQPAKNHTLRAAKSHDTGLNKSKKPSSADAYESFFKNRQRLSLTFFDEMDDEDFDSDQDTVILPNISTPPHVNVTAKGAEFEPLRRYNSHESILSNKPAPLMSHSLGSFPVSFFKPSNPTFGTSISNVQANCHPTITATMAPRRNGVHAPSSKALLSSFIGRSERPMVKQNTPNLKHVSLLDKFNSSLTTISESFQSKKKKNKDLNDERISSLDHIGAHDRNNCIMDMSVSIEELQDALNTELLL
- the MRC1 gene encoding chromatin-modulating protein MRC1 (similar to Saccharomyces cerevisiae MRC1 (YCL061C); ancestral locus Anc_1.5); the encoded protein is MDDALNALSSLRSKKRVTTYKKVAIHIPDDNDNTDGNLYTNDIVAPPALTGNGFLFANATLNRVKNRLEGGKAPEQEHDNKDDEDEDVSSSQLIANLYEGGEDLEETKSNENDCTGKNCMPTFTQTQRIPVSIQQDKVVDVPIHSVNEEKPTQIIKDDCFVNKIPQAQKLSTTTIKPVATQRIDSDDIITQSQQALPIKPIESPSQGKTATSNDLDVQSSKPPVLTIGKSPLFQPLLTRGPVNQMDTPLESSPNNDETQLDVMPQNTQSDNKTQIDTIPQTTHYEDKTQMDTMSQTLQDGVPHTLKIREIQNELALEDSRRERASNVEYTKPQKTIATKLKFSKESFLADFDDSSSNEDAEIKVESAHPKPLGNEEELHEDKNIEPSINEVTKKTDKRVPLLSSYANNLKREIDSSKCITLDLDSGSDDDDNIVVDDRKLIKDEGALPISQLSKATILNLKARLSKQNQDISQRPLEGRDARLDHNKLFNTLRKASRKQILDHQREVIETKGFKLEDMVKEKELVENLLEQEIIRNKKIRQKEKRREKLENSEFKLSPHDSGSDSGSESSKFALSGNEVTDYELSGSEDEIREEPDNEEEEEEDDIVPKKKKAHHVKRMIDESDSENEAVPKEKVDASVPKRIAINLGHYGDNIEEEVNKFQETNDMNTQQTDKITMERNIVENKAILEDTAVVDEDNINEEADEAIRRELIDKEKLQLRQKELEKAIKLKELKHKGVTNFFEMEAEESDDEWHGIGGADGEGSDEYDSDVEKMIDDYSKNNFNSHEIREMLAAENKEMDVKMINKILYDIKNGGFRNKRAKNSLELELSDDEDDVLQQYRLKRRELMRKRRLEIGDGTKLVKNPKSKAFFESMVEDIMEYKNPFRAEEESNQDITSTATDLDTLDNNSLNVRDSTRNNEKGPVDDKSKKIIISEDFVQKSLSFLKSNNYNEFEMDKELAKMQHGNDDEPIEDLFTLKQHSSIKSFTNSQTDSFTSRTVTTMIDLEKRTEDEDEMENGDSSLVSGFKHPSIVKSFASRTDINDKFKEGNKTVKISKSYKMVGSSKASITYMGKTRKLMAPKRKAGTDQNHHRHKKTKTKTSKLFESGQNSFDS